In a single window of the Streptomyces sp. CGMCC 4.7035 genome:
- a CDS encoding DUF3097 domain-containing protein: MRPPVSRHRPSNEGPSGPRPRSYSPDLTPPWKKPQPVPEVPADPGLVVEEPRTGFCGAVIRCEAGTVTLEDRFGKHRVFPLEPRGFLLEGRVVTLVRPSSGPVRPTRTASGSVAVPEARARVARAGRIYVEGRHDAELVEKVWGDDLRIEGVVVEYLEGVDDLPSIVSAFSPGPDARLGVLVDHLVPGTKEWRIAESVTSDHALVVGHPYIDIWQAVKPSSLGIREWPRVPHGQDWKKGVCRALGWPENTGEAWQRILSRVRSYKDLEPDLLGSVERLIDHVTVP; the protein is encoded by the coding sequence ATGCGCCCACCCGTCTCCCGCCACCGCCCTTCCAACGAGGGCCCTTCGGGCCCGCGCCCCCGTTCGTACTCGCCCGACCTGACCCCACCGTGGAAGAAGCCGCAGCCCGTCCCGGAGGTCCCGGCGGACCCTGGTCTGGTGGTCGAGGAGCCGCGCACCGGCTTCTGCGGCGCGGTCATCCGCTGCGAGGCGGGCACGGTGACCCTGGAGGACCGCTTCGGCAAGCACCGCGTCTTCCCCTTGGAGCCGCGGGGCTTCCTGCTGGAGGGGCGGGTGGTGACGCTGGTGCGCCCGTCGTCGGGTCCGGTGCGTCCGACCCGCACGGCGTCGGGCTCGGTGGCCGTCCCCGAAGCACGCGCCCGGGTGGCCCGCGCCGGCCGCATCTATGTGGAGGGCCGCCACGACGCGGAACTGGTCGAGAAGGTGTGGGGCGACGATCTGCGCATCGAGGGCGTGGTGGTGGAGTACCTGGAGGGCGTCGACGACCTGCCGTCGATCGTCTCGGCCTTCTCCCCCGGCCCGGACGCCCGCCTCGGGGTCCTGGTGGACCACCTGGTCCCCGGCACGAAGGAGTGGCGCATCGCGGAGTCGGTGACGAGCGACCACGCCCTGGTGGTGGGCCACCCGTACATCGACATCTGGCAGGCGGTGAAGCCGTCGTCGCTGGGCATCAGGGAATGGCCGCGCGTCCCGCACGGCCAGGACTGGAAGAAGGGGGTGTGCCGGGCGCTGGGCTGGCCGGAGAACACCGGCGAGGCGTGGCAGCGGATCCTGTCGCGGGTGCGGTCGTACAAGGACCTTGAGCCGGACCTGCTGGGTAGCGTGGAACGGCTCATCGACCATGTGACCGTGCCCTGA
- a CDS encoding MBL fold metallo-hydrolase, translating to MTVLWEGSGWEALGATVGRRRLPVWDCTAGLVVGEHAVLMVDAGSSLGEGARLRTEARRLLAPLGMDRRVTHLALTHPHFDHVLGAAAFAGVEVFGAVGIDAVFVHERAELVADAVRNGLDPDDAAKAAEVLVRPRHQVSGEWTLDLGGVQVLLANVGPGHTAHDLVVLVAGAREVVFCGDLVEESGAPQAGPDAIPSHWPAALDRLLELGGEDALYVPGHGAVVNADFVRSQRDELAARFGVS from the coding sequence ATGACGGTGTTGTGGGAAGGGTCCGGGTGGGAGGCGCTCGGTGCGACGGTGGGGCGGAGGCGGCTCCCGGTCTGGGACTGCACGGCCGGGCTGGTCGTGGGCGAGCACGCGGTGCTCATGGTCGACGCGGGGTCGAGCCTGGGCGAGGGCGCACGGTTGCGCACCGAGGCGCGACGGCTTCTCGCGCCCCTCGGCATGGACCGGCGTGTGACGCATCTCGCGCTCACGCATCCCCACTTCGACCATGTCCTCGGGGCGGCGGCGTTCGCGGGCGTGGAGGTGTTCGGGGCGGTGGGCATCGACGCGGTGTTCGTCCACGAGCGCGCGGAACTGGTCGCGGACGCGGTGCGCAATGGCCTGGACCCGGACGATGCGGCGAAAGCCGCGGAGGTACTGGTCCGTCCGCGCCACCAGGTCTCGGGCGAGTGGACGCTGGACCTGGGCGGCGTGCAGGTGCTGCTGGCGAATGTGGGGCCGGGCCACACGGCCCATGACCTGGTGGTCCTCGTCGCCGGGGCGCGGGAGGTGGTGTTCTGCGGGGACCTGGTGGAGGAGTCCGGCGCACCGCAGGCGGGCCCGGACGCGATCCCCTCGCACTGGCCGGCGGCCCTGGACCGGCTGCTGGAACTGGGCGGAGAGGACGCGCTGTACGTGCCCGGGCACGGGGCGGTCGTGAACGCGGACTTCGTCCGCTCCCAGCGCGACGAGCTGGCGGCCCGTTTCGGCGTGTCGTAG
- the hemW gene encoding radical SAM family heme chaperone HemW, producing the protein MPSALPDGEPVPADGALPAPALAGAAGRPLGFYLHVPYCATRCGYCDFNTYTATELRGTGGVLASRDNYAQTLIDEIRLARKVLGDDPREVRTVFVGGGTPTLLAADDLVRMLGAIRDEFGLADDAEVTTEANPESVDERYLATLREGGFNRISFGMQSARQHVLKILDRTHTPGRPEACVAEARAAGFEHVNLDLIYGTPGESDDDWRASLEAALGAGPDHISAYALIVEEGTQLARRIRRGEIPMTDDDVHADRYLIADEALASAGYDWYEVSNWATSESGRCLHNELYWRGADWWGAGPGAHSHVGGVRWWNVKHPGAYAAALAEGRSPGAGREVLSEEDRRVERILLELRLREGVPLSLLREEGTAAARRALADGLLETGPYEEGRAVLTLRGRLLADAVVRDLVD; encoded by the coding sequence ATGCCTTCCGCACTTCCCGACGGCGAGCCCGTCCCCGCCGACGGCGCACTGCCCGCGCCCGCGCTCGCCGGGGCCGCCGGGCGCCCCCTCGGCTTCTACCTCCATGTGCCGTACTGCGCCACGCGCTGCGGCTACTGCGACTTCAACACGTACACGGCGACGGAGCTGCGCGGCACGGGCGGCGTGCTGGCGTCCCGGGACAACTACGCACAGACGCTGATCGACGAGATCCGGCTGGCCCGCAAGGTGCTGGGCGACGACCCGCGCGAGGTCCGCACGGTCTTCGTCGGGGGCGGTACGCCGACGCTGCTGGCCGCCGACGACCTCGTACGGATGCTGGGGGCGATCCGTGACGAGTTCGGCCTCGCGGACGACGCGGAGGTGACGACGGAGGCGAACCCGGAATCGGTCGACGAGCGGTATCTGGCCACGCTGCGGGAGGGCGGCTTCAACCGGATCTCCTTCGGCATGCAGAGCGCCCGCCAGCACGTCCTGAAGATCCTGGACCGTACGCACACACCGGGCCGTCCCGAGGCCTGCGTGGCCGAGGCGCGAGCGGCGGGTTTCGAGCACGTCAACCTGGACCTGATCTACGGCACGCCGGGCGAGTCGGACGACGACTGGCGCGCGTCGCTGGAGGCGGCGCTGGGCGCCGGACCCGACCACATCAGCGCGTACGCCCTGATCGTCGAGGAAGGCACGCAGCTCGCGCGTCGCATCCGCCGTGGCGAGATCCCGATGACGGACGACGACGTCCACGCGGACCGCTACCTGATCGCGGACGAGGCGCTCGCTTCGGCGGGCTACGACTGGTACGAGGTCTCGAACTGGGCCACGTCGGAATCCGGCCGCTGCCTGCACAACGAGCTGTACTGGCGAGGCGCCGACTGGTGGGGCGCGGGGCCGGGAGCCCACAGCCATGTGGGCGGGGTGCGCTGGTGGAACGTGAAACATCCCGGCGCGTACGCGGCCGCCCTGGCGGAGGGTCGCTCCCCGGGCGCGGGGCGGGAGGTCCTGTCGGAGGAGGACCGCCGGGTGGAGCGGATCCTGCTGGAGCTGCGGCTTCGGGAGGGGGTGCCGTTGTCGTTGCTGCGCGAGGAGGGGACGGCGGCTGCGCGCCGGGCCCTGGCGGACGGGCTCCTGGAGACAGGGCCGTACGAGGAGGGGCGCGCCGTTCTGACGCTGCGGGGGCGGCTGCTCGCGGACGCGGTGGTGCGGGACCTGGTGGACTGA